One Thermoanaerobacter pseudethanolicus ATCC 33223 genomic window, AGCGGAAGTATTATCTCATGAAGGACCTTTTGGTGTAGGATATGGTGTTGTACAATTTGACGTTGGGGAGTACAAAGGCACAAGTCTGATAGAAAAATTGTACAGATTAAAAAGACAAAGGATTGAAGAGATAAGGCAAAAAGAAGACCCCTATGTCAAACTTGCCAGAGAAAGCCTTGAATATTATGTGAAAAATAGAAAGCCAATGCTAGTACCACAAGGTTTGCCGGAGGAGATGTATAGTAGGAGAGCAGGAGTTTTTGTTTCTCTTCACAAAGATGGGGAATTAAGAGGATGCATAGGTACAGTGTTTCCACAGCAAAAGAACATAGCAGAGGAGATAATAAGAAATGCTATAAGTGCAGGTTTTGAAGACCCCCGCTTTGAGCCTGTCGAAGAACACGAGTTAAAGGATATAGAGTATTCTGTTGATGTTTTAACTCCTCCTCAACCTGTTAAATCAAAAGAAGAACTTGACCCTAAAAAATACGGAGTAATAGTAAGAAGCGGCTATCGTTCAGGATTGCTTTTACCTGACTTAGAAGGAGTAGATACTGTTGAAGAACAAATTTCTATTGCCTTGAGAAAAGCTGGAATTAGTCCAGATGAGGATTACACCATAGAAAAATTTGAAGTTGAAAGACATAAATAGTAAGGTAAAAAGGAGGTCAAAACAGTTGGAATTAGTAGTAAAAAATGATACACCTTTAATTGAGTGATAATGAATGTTATTAACTATAAAAAAGGTTAAATAGCTATATGATATAAGCAGAATTACATTAATAAACTGGGAAAAGGAAGGATTAATAACCCCAGTTAGAACACCAAAAGGAAGAAGATACAAAAAAGAAGATATAGAGAAGTTATTAGGCATGCTGGAAGAAAAACCAAAACCTAAAGTAGTTTTGTATGAAGGAGTGTCCACAAAAAAGCAATAGTAACATCTTTCGCAGCAAAAATTTACGGACAAAGGAGCAAAAAGCATGATAGTAATACAGGCTAAACTCATTTTTCTAAATCAACAAGACAAACAAATAGTATTAGACTTAATGAGAAGATGGTCCTCCTGCATGAGATTTGCATACAAAAGGCTTCTAGAAGGTTATGATAGAAAAACATTAAAAAGAGACCTTCAAGGGATTTTCAATTTAAACTCAAGATATGTAGATGATGCAATAATGAAAGCAATAGGTGTATTAAAATCATCTAGACAATTAGACAACAATCCAAAGAAAGTCATTTTTGGAGGAAGAGACTTATTTAGAAAACTTCAAAAGCGCCATATAAATGGGAAAGAATATCAAAAGCTAAAAACAAAGTGGCAAGAAAGAAGAAAAGGAAATCTCTATTCAAGAGGGGATAAAAGCAAAAAGGGAAATCTCAACACAAGGATAGAAGTAAAAGAAAATGGCACTTTCTTAAGGATAAATGTAGGGGAAAGAAAATATGTCTATGCCAGAATAGAAGTAGGCTACAAAAAGAATAAGAGAAGAGAAGAACTTCTACAGGAAATTAGAGAATCAAACATACCCTACTCTGTAGAATTAAAACTTAAAAATGGCAATATATACGCCTATTTTGCTATTGAAGAAGAATATTCAGAAATAAAAATAACAAAAGAAAAAGGAGCAATAGGGATAGATATAAATGCATATCCGTACAACATATCATGGGCAGAGACAGATGAAAAAGGGAATCTAATAAACTATGATAAAATGTCAATGCCAGAGCTTGCAAGTGGAAATAAAGACAAAAGAGAATACTTCAGATGGCACTATGCTCATGAAATAGTAAAAATAGCAAAAGAAAAAGGAAAAGCAATTGTAATTGAAGAATTAGAAATAAAAGACAAAGGCAGAAGAGGGGACTTTTCAGGGAGAAAATCAAGAAGAATAAGACATAACTTTAGCTATAAATCACTTCTTTCAAAAATAAAAACACTGGCAAAAAGAGAAGGGATAGAAGTAATAGAAGTCAATCCTTCTTACACCTCAATAATAGGCATGTTAAAATATGCACCGCAATACATGATAACGAAAGATATAGCAGCGGCCTATGTAATAGCAAGAAGGGGATTAGGACTACAAGAAAAGATACCAGATAATTATATAAAGTTTCTCAACGCATTGACTGTAGATGAATTAGAAGAATTAAAAGAGTACGTAAAGAAAACAGTCAGAAACAAGCATTTGAAGAAAAAGCATATAAGGGAAATAAATAAAGCAATAGAATTTTTACAAAGCCTTGAGAGTGAGCCAGGGAGGGTGCTAGAACCTCTGTATGGAACAAGTTTTAGTGCCTATAATTTGTGGCAAGTTCTCAAGGTAGCGGTGGTAACGCCACTCTCTCCTGAGAAGGTACCAAGAGACTTCTCTGTCCTGAAGGAATTACTAATTCAGGGCAAGTGGGGAGGCCCGTAAGGGCGCAAGTTCCTGCTTCTTGGGGCAGGGGCTATGGCTTTCCCAAATACCGCCTGCTGGGGTTGGGAAAGCCTGAAGGGCGGACTACAAATACCCCAGCTATCTAAACTGTACAGTTTTGTACAGTTTGGGTAACCAGGTAAATAATAATGGATGACATAAAAAAAGAATTTCAAAAGGCAGTTGATGCCTTAAAATATGCGATGGAATTGTCTTTTAAGGAATATAAAAAAGACCCGTCTAAAAAGAATGAAATAGTAAATTTATGGCAAGAGACAATAGGAGAATTTTTACAATATTTTTCTAAAATTAGTGAAAAATATAATGCAAAGGATTTATATAAAGCGATAACAAAAGTTATGATTTTTGGTAAATAACACATTAAATTATATAAAAAATTGAGGGCAAAATATTAATGGAGCAAAAGAGAGGAGGAGAGAAGAAAATGGGTATTTTAAAATTTCTTTCCTCCAGAAAGCTTTACTGGGGGATTGGAGCAGCAGCTTTAAGTTTAATGCTCTACCCAAAAGCAAAAGAAAATATGAAACCCTCAATAGAAAAGAGCATAGAAGAGATGCAAGATGCTGTTAATAAAGCTATGGAGTTTTTTGACAATAGCAAACAAAAAATAGTTGAAACAGTTAAAAATAAGATGGAAGAATTAAGACAGCAAGGCAGTCAAAAAGAAGAGATGATGCAACAAAAACAACAAGCACTACAGCAATTAGAATACCTTAAAAATAAGATACAAGCTCTTGAAGAGCAGATAAAAACATTAGAATGATAGTTTTGCTCAACCGATAAGGTTGAGCTTTTTGTAAGAGGAAATTACCTCAACAACTTTTTGAATCAAGCGGTAAATTTCATAGTCAAGTATTGTTTACAAGGTAGGTTATATGTCATTACAGAAAAAGAAAATTCGGTTCACAAAGAGGCGGAATAAATTTGTTTTGTATAAAAACTTAGCAATATGTACATACTGTACATATTGCACATAATATGATATAATGGAGGTGAAAAAGGGGGAATGAATGAAATGTTTACAGTAAATGCAACAGATGCTCGAAATAAATGGAGTGATTTTATCAATTCGGTCATTCGTGAAAAGCCAAAAATTATTAAGCGCACAAAAGATTATATTTTTGTTTCAAACTTAGAAATGGCAAAAGAAATGTTAAAAATATATACATTTACAGCAAATATTTTTAAAGAAGAGGATGGGAGTGTAACAATTTCATTAAACGAAATTGATATTGTTACTAATGGAAAAGACGAAGAAGAAGCTTTAAATCGTTTAGTAAATGATTTAATTGAATATGCAGAAGACTTTTATAACGACTTTCAATATTGGTATTCAGCTCCTAACCGTAAAAAACATTTACCATATATTT contains:
- a CDS encoding IS200/IS605 family accessory protein TnpB-related protein; the encoded protein is MIVIQAKLIFLNQQDKQIVLDLMRRWSSCMRFAYKRLLEGYDRKTLKRDLQGIFNLNSRYVDDAIMKAIGVLKSSRQLDNNPKKVIFGGRDLFRKLQKRHINGKEYQKLKTKWQERRKGNLYSRGDKSKKGNLNTRIEVKENGTFLRINVGERKYVYARIEVGYKKNKRREELLQEIRESNIPYSVELKLKNGNIYAYFAIEEEYSEIKITKEKGAIGIDINAYPYNISWAETDEKGNLINYDKMSMPELASGNKDKREYFRWHYAHEIVKIAKEKGKAIVIEELEIKDKGRRGDFSGRKSRRIRHNFSYKSLLSKIKTLAKREGIEVIEVNPSYTSIIGMLKYAPQYMITKDIAAAYVIARRGLGLQEKIPDNYIKFLNALTVDELEELKEYVKKTVRNKHLKKKHIREINKAIEFLQSLESEPGRVLEPLYGTSFSAYNLWQVLKVAVVTPLSPEKVPRDFSVLKELLIQGKWGGP